One genomic region from Uloborus diversus isolate 005 chromosome 2, Udiv.v.3.1, whole genome shotgun sequence encodes:
- the LOC129216622 gene encoding tyrosine decarboxylase-like produces MNTEEFRRKGCEMIDYIAEFQKSIALRRVTPTVQPGDVRKLLPRNAPQKGEKWDDIIKDIEEIIVPGSVHWKHPHFFAYFPAGCSFPSVLAGMLSNLTGGSVSSWSSNPAATDLEMIVLDWYAKWLGLPQKFMRFSDESKGGGVIQNSTSECTLVNMMSARHLAIQKLKLMNPNDSEGVLLSRLVAYCSEESHSSVEKAAIIALVKMRILETDERFCLRSKILEYAFEEDKKKGLIPFFAIANFGSTSCCACDPLHELGPLCDKYDVWLHVDAAYAGSSLICKEFRYLIKGINYAKSITVNPGKWFLINIDCALMWIEDRRLLTDALVPGSFEVSDFSKEFDFCHWGIPNSRRFRALKIWLVLRYYGKEGMQRYIRNHVGLAKEFENHIRLDGRFDIVNEVNFGLVCFRLKGSNMLNKELLSNLNASGKLHMTASSGKGLYFTRFAVCMQNAISADIMYAVKLVTDFADELLCLH; encoded by the coding sequence ATGAATACAGAAGAATTTCGTAGGAAAGGTTGTGAAATGATAGACTACATTGCAGAATTCCAAAAATCGATTGCACTTAGAAGAGTGACTCCTACAGTACAGCCAGGAGATGTACGAAAATTGCTGCCACGAAATGCTCCTCAAAAAGGCGAAAAGTGGGACGACATCAtaaaagatatagaagaaataaTAGTGCCTGGAAGTGTTCACTGGAAGCATCCACACTTTTTTGCCTATTTTCCAGCTGGTTGCTCTTTCCCATCCGTTCTGGCAGGCATGTTGTCCAACTTAACAGGTGGCTCAGTATCTTCTTGGTCTTCCAATCCTGCTGCTACTGATTTAGAAATGATCGTTTTGGATTGGTATGCAAAGTGGCTAGGACTTCCTCAAAAGTTCATGCGATTTTCTGACGAAAGCAAAGGAGGAGGGGTGATTCAAAACTCAACTAGTGAATGCACATTGGTCAACATGATGTCCGCACGACATTTGGCTATTCAGAAGTTAAAGCTGATGAACCCCAACGACAGTGAAGGTGTCTTGTTATCTCGCCTCGTTGCTTATTGTTCAGAAGAGTCTCACTCTAGCGTAGAAAAAGCAGCTATTATAGCACTCGTAAAAATGCGTATTCTTGAAACAGATGAAAGGTTCTGCTTGAGgagtaaaattttagaatatgCCTTCGAAGAAGACAAGAAGAAAGGACTGATCCCCTTCTTTGCCATCGCTAACTTTGGATCCACAAGTTGCTGTGCATGTGATCCTCTGCATGAACTTGGTCCACTTTGCGATAAATACGACGTTTGGCTCCATGTTGATGCTGCATATGCGGGAAGCAGTTTGATATGCAAAGAATTTAGGTATTTAATTAAAGGCATAAACTACGCAAAGTCCATCACTGTGAATCCAGGCAAATGGTTTTTGATAAACATTGACTGCGCACTTATGTGGATTGAAGACCGTCGTTTACTCACAGATGCACTTGTTCCTGGTTCGTTCGAAGTTTCGGATTTCAGCAAAGAATTTGACTTCTGCCATTGGGGCATTCCGAACAGCCGACGTTTCCGAGCGCTAAAGATTTGGCTTGTTCTTCGATATTACGGAAAAGAAGGTATGCAGCGTTACATCCGCAATCACGTAGGACTTgcgaaagagtttgaaaatcacaTTAGATTAGATGGCCGATTTGACATTGTAAATGAAGTGAATTTCGGTCTCGTGTGCTTTCGGTTAAAAGGTTCTAACATGTTGAACAAGGAATTGTTGAGCAATTTAAACGCATCTGGTAAGTTACATATGACAGCTTCTTCGGGTAAGGGTTTATATTTCACAAGGTTTGCCGTCTGCATGCAAAATGCAATATCTGCGGACATAATGTATGCCGTGAAACTTGTGACAGATTTTGCAGATGAACTGTTATGCTTGCACTAG